ACGAAACCACGCTCACGGGACGGCGGATGCGCCCCGGCGAAGGCCTCGGTTGACAGGGACGAGACCCTGGATGGACAGAGAGCCGGGCCTTTCGGGGTCCGGCTCTCTTCATATGAGAGCGCGGGGTCGGGCTTTCGACACGGCGTAGGCCGAGCGGCCGGAGAGGACCGCGGCCAAGGCCGCCAATCCCAGGAGCACGGCCAGGGCCAGGTGCGTCCAGTCCACCAGCATCACGGTCAGGGGATGGAAGGCCAACTCGGGCCGGTTCTTGAGCACCCGCAGCCCGCCGCTCAACGCCAACCCGGCCAGGAGCGCCGCGCGGACCAACCCCAGGGGCGTGAGCCGCCA
The DNA window shown above is from Desulfovibrio aminophilus and carries:
- a CDS encoding 4Fe-4S ferredoxin, which translates into the protein MNKRPGSPWTGRAYIWIAAGLALTGMAQMPIFKRYYIADLPGLGWLADYYLTNKLHYALAAALLAVMGFAAVRWLRDWRARWRLTPLGLVRAALLAGLALSGGLRVLKNRPELAFHPLTVMLVDWTHLALAVLLGLAALAAVLSGRSAYAVSKARPRALI